In Amia ocellicauda isolate fAmiCal2 chromosome 16, fAmiCal2.hap1, whole genome shotgun sequence, the following proteins share a genomic window:
- the LOC136711318 gene encoding hyaluronidase-1-like, translating into MPLLPNVPFLTVWNAPTQACKTKYGVDLDFSQFHITVNKNQSFIGDNITLFYDDKLGHYPFYTLQEVPVNGGVPQNTSLLEHLQNARADIERYIPNSNFSGLAVVDWESWRLRWLQNFDSKKVYQEASRALVRQKHPNLTSLQVESEAQREFQKAGWAFMEDTLQLGHEMRPGGRWGFYGMPNCFNQYSKTTVNYTGKCAEVQMRRNNKLGCLWKASSVLYPSTYLGSGLRGKGDAVRLYVQNTVLEAMRCSGQVTPISPSVLPYASIVYNSLEFLSQEDLVYTIGESAALGAVGIVLWGSGQYAASQASCTKLKEYLNGVLGVYLLNVTTAAELCSKERCNSKGHCLRKTPNNNTYLHLDPASFTILQKDDNLTVKGALSEGDREFYNTEFVCQCYKGHKGKSCTQTAPLA; encoded by the exons ATGCCTCTGTTGCCCAATGTGCCTTTCCTGACAGTTTGGAATGCTCCAACACAGGCCTGCAAGACCAAGTACGGTGTGGACCTGGACTTCAGCCAGTTTCACATCACGGTGAACAAGAACCAGAGCTTCATAGGGGACAATATCACCCTCTTCTATGATGACAAACTGGGCCACTACCCTTTTTACACGCTCCAGGAGGTACCAGTGAATGGAGGGGTGCCACAGAATACCAGCCTGCTAGAACACCTGCAGAATGCACGGGCTGACATCGAGCGGTACATCCCAAACTCTAATTTCTCAGGACTTGCGGTTGTGGACTGGGAGAGCTGGCGACTGCGGTGGTTGCAGAACTTTGATTCCAAAAAGGTGTACCAGGAGGCCTCCAGGGCACTGGTGCGGCAGAAGCACCCCAATTTGACCTCACTTCAAGTGGAAAGTGAGGCCCAGAGGGAATTCCAGAAGGCTGGATGGGCGTTCATGGAGGATACACTCCAGCTGGGTCACGAGATGAGGCCTGGGGGCCGATGGGGGTTCTACGGTATGCCCAACTGCTTCAACCAGTACTCAAAAACCACAGTGAACTACACAGGGAAGTGCGCTGAGGTGCAGATGAGGAGAAACAATAAACTGGGCTGCCTCTGGAAAGCCAGCTCTGTCCTGTACCCAAGCACCTACCTGGGATCAGGCCTGCGTGGCAAGGGGGATGCTGTCCGGCTGTACGTCCAAAACACTGTATTGGAAGCCATGAGGTGCTCGGGACAGGTGACCCCCATCAGCCCATCTGTGCTGCCATATGCTAGCATAGTCTATAATTCCCTGGAGTTCCTTTCACAG GAGGACTTGGTTTACACCATAGGGGAATCCGCAGCACTGGGAGCAGTGGGGATTGTGCTCTGGGGAAGTGGACAGTATGCAGCATCTCAG GCTAGCTGCACAAAGTTAAAAGAATACCTGAATGGGGTGCTGGGTGTGTACCTACTGAATGTGACCACAGCTGCAGAGTTATGCAGCAAGGAGAGATGCAACAGTAAGGGACACTGTCTGCGGAAAACCCCCAACAATAACACATACCTACACCTCGACCCTGCCAGCTTCACAATCTTGCAGAAGGATGACAACCTGACTGTCAAGGGGGCACTGagtgagggagacagagagttcTACAATACGGAGTTCGTTTGTCAGTGCTACAAGGGGCACAAGGGAAAATCCTGCACCCAGACAGCTCCCCTGGCCTGA